In a single window of the Melioribacteraceae bacterium genome:
- a CDS encoding CPBP family intramembrane metalloprotease — MKTIPLLSTVSIFLVATISLYLGTHLFIPILNEDYGLIPILSWFLTGGILVFLPLFVIAILLAKKETSSADFKTIAHALNLSSMNKRDWKFALVGLLATFIFSAIIMLFIKNNIQNFDPSPGFMKFDGFTPDQYWMILLWLPFFFFNIVGEELMWRGYILPRQKNSYKSLVLHSFLWGVFHLAFGLELLITLIPILIILPYSVYKTKNTLVGIFIHGIFNGSGFLLIAFNII, encoded by the coding sequence ATGAAAACAATCCCCCTTTTATCAACTGTATCAATATTCCTTGTGGCTACGATTTCACTTTATTTAGGTACACATTTGTTTATTCCGATCTTGAATGAGGATTATGGATTGATACCAATTCTCAGTTGGTTTTTGACTGGGGGAATTCTTGTATTTTTACCTCTTTTTGTAATTGCCATTCTTCTCGCAAAAAAAGAAACAAGCTCAGCTGACTTTAAAACTATAGCTCATGCCCTAAATTTGAGTAGTATGAATAAACGTGACTGGAAATTCGCGCTTGTGGGATTACTGGCAACTTTTATCTTCTCGGCAATCATAATGTTATTTATCAAAAATAATATACAAAATTTTGATCCCTCACCCGGGTTTATGAAGTTTGATGGATTTACACCCGATCAGTATTGGATGATTTTGTTATGGCTTCCATTTTTCTTTTTTAATATTGTTGGTGAAGAATTGATGTGGCGTGGGTATATTTTACCCCGACAAAAAAATAGTTATAAAAGTTTAGTATTGCATTCCTTTTTATGGGGTGTGTTTCATTTAGCTTTCGGATTGGAATTATTAATAACTTTAATCCCCATTTTAATTATCCTTCCATATTCTGTTTATAAAACCAAAAACACATTGGTGGGAATTTTTATTCATGGGATTTTTAATGGCTCAGGTTTCTTATTGATAGCGTTTAATATTATTTAA